In one window of Nakamurella alba DNA:
- a CDS encoding helix-turn-helix domain-containing protein: MIWTFPALAGTGGPPPLPAARSDSTGQSRRPLVIWVRTGEAHVHIDHSVAVHLTAGTGVWIPADGWHHRAVVTEPGTVAFPLWPGPVARPVAEPTRFDVPDDWQDWLIQQFNLQITPLRGAGIPSDAIGDLLRRSPSRPPTVAGPETATPAVPLDPPAMPRTRGARAVAEALSRDPAVDLTVEQWAAKVLSSPRTLRRDFLSGTGVTFEQWRLDCRLSAAVEFLGSGYDVDQVAARVGFASRNGFTRAFKQRFASTPHDFRRRLTVHQAAAPSRRATAERRSDDLVKLVREQQVSEAPALLPEAHTAAHANDAHVLSWVYRGSGYLDVAGRRYERRRGDAIWIPAGVEHVTGLRQGSISLPVGDARPGDLRLTVPLRVRFSPAWDDFLMFHGISSRSILQPDDHDPAQIVGLFHEQLAAQRVLSAPMPTDPTARAAATDFLRTIGTGDRSADLDLPAETHRAFREETGMTFARWRYAARMRIARDLLAGGATPGAVARRVGYAHLPTFSAAFARFHGVSPSEYRGQEAGSAG, translated from the coding sequence GTGATCTGGACCTTTCCGGCACTCGCCGGCACCGGGGGGCCGCCGCCGTTGCCCGCCGCCCGATCCGACTCGACCGGTCAGTCCCGCCGGCCGCTGGTGATCTGGGTGCGCACCGGGGAGGCGCACGTGCACATCGACCACTCGGTGGCCGTGCACCTGACGGCCGGGACGGGGGTCTGGATCCCCGCGGACGGCTGGCACCACCGCGCGGTCGTCACCGAGCCGGGCACCGTCGCGTTCCCGCTGTGGCCCGGCCCCGTCGCCCGGCCGGTGGCGGAACCGACGCGGTTCGACGTGCCGGACGATTGGCAGGACTGGTTGATCCAGCAGTTCAACCTGCAGATCACCCCGCTGCGCGGGGCCGGGATCCCTTCCGATGCGATCGGCGACCTCCTCCGGCGCAGTCCGTCCCGCCCGCCGACGGTGGCCGGGCCGGAGACCGCCACGCCCGCCGTGCCCCTTGATCCGCCGGCCATGCCGAGAACCCGTGGCGCGAGGGCGGTGGCGGAGGCCTTGAGTCGCGATCCCGCTGTCGATCTCACGGTCGAGCAGTGGGCGGCGAAGGTGCTGTCCAGCCCGCGCACCCTGCGCCGCGACTTCCTCTCGGGGACCGGGGTGACCTTCGAGCAGTGGCGGCTGGACTGCCGGTTGTCCGCGGCCGTGGAGTTCCTCGGGTCGGGGTACGACGTCGACCAGGTGGCCGCGCGTGTCGGCTTCGCCAGCCGCAATGGTTTCACCCGTGCCTTCAAGCAGCGGTTCGCCTCGACCCCGCACGACTTCCGGCGCAGGCTCACCGTGCACCAGGCTGCCGCCCCCTCCCGGCGGGCCACGGCCGAGCGCCGGTCCGACGACCTGGTGAAACTGGTTCGTGAGCAACAGGTCTCGGAGGCACCCGCACTGCTCCCCGAGGCCCACACCGCCGCGCACGCCAACGACGCCCACGTGCTGAGCTGGGTGTACCGCGGCAGCGGGTACCTCGACGTCGCCGGCCGGCGGTACGAAAGGCGACGGGGCGACGCGATCTGGATCCCGGCCGGTGTCGAGCACGTCACCGGGCTCCGCCAGGGTTCGATCTCGCTGCCGGTGGGCGATGCCCGCCCGGGGGACCTGCGGCTGACAGTGCCGCTGCGGGTGCGGTTCTCGCCCGCCTGGGACGACTTCCTGATGTTCCACGGCATCAGCTCCAGGTCCATCCTGCAGCCCGACGACCACGACCCGGCGCAAATCGTCGGGCTGTTCCACGAGCAGCTCGCCGCCCAGCGTGTGCTGTCCGCGCCGATGCCGACCGACCCGACGGCCCGCGCCGCCGCGACCGACTTCCTCCGCACCATCGGCACCGGTGATCGATCCGCTGACCTTGACCTGCCCGCTGAGACCCATCGCGCCTTCCGCGAGGAGACCGGGATGACCTTCGCCCGCTGGCGCTACGCCGCCCGCATGCGCATCGCCCGTGACCTGCTCGCCGGCGGCGCGACCCCCGGCGCCGTCGCGCGCCGCGTCGGCTACGCCCACCTGCCGACCTTCAGTGCCGCCTTCGCCCGCTTCCACGGGGTGTCGCCGAGTGAGTACCGGGGTCAGGAGGCCGGGTCGGCCGGGTGA
- a CDS encoding LLM class flavin-dependent oxidoreductase, producing the protein MTPIRTVHLGAHFPGVNNATIWTDPQAGSQIDIESFRHFARTAEAGRFDFLFLAEGLRVREHNGRIHDLDVVGRPDSLTVLAALAAVTDRLGLVATLNSTFNEPVELARQLATLDALSGGRAGWNLVTSSDAFTGENFRRGGFLDKADRYTRADEFLAVCREFWGGWDGPLPRRIEHQGPFFTVRGRPTVPPGMQGRPVVLQAGDSSEGRELAASSADGIFAMHGTLRAGQEFYADVKGRLAKYGRNEDDLKILPGIGFALGDTEDEAQERYRYQRWAQISPPTALQYIEAVWGRDLSDFDPDGPLPPADLVVQDAPELALGRAGTHRDNRGTAEQWIERSEATGWSIRELVVELTTRHALVGTPATVAEQIHTFVQERGGDGYILVPSVTPGGLDEFVDTVIPLLVERGSYPAEYVGTTLRDHLELPIPTVPIPPATDPARSAAVDRAAVVRSLG; encoded by the coding sequence GTGACACCGATCCGCACCGTCCATCTCGGGGCCCACTTCCCGGGGGTCAACAACGCCACCATCTGGACCGACCCGCAGGCCGGCAGCCAGATCGACATCGAGTCCTTCCGGCACTTCGCGCGCACAGCGGAGGCCGGGCGGTTCGACTTCCTGTTCCTGGCCGAGGGTCTGCGGGTCCGCGAGCACAACGGCCGGATCCACGACCTGGACGTGGTCGGACGCCCGGACTCGCTCACCGTGCTGGCCGCACTCGCGGCAGTGACGGACCGGCTCGGCCTGGTCGCCACGCTCAACTCCACGTTCAACGAGCCGGTCGAACTGGCCCGGCAACTCGCGACCCTCGATGCGCTGTCCGGGGGCCGGGCCGGGTGGAACCTGGTCACCAGTTCGGATGCCTTCACCGGTGAGAACTTCCGCCGCGGCGGCTTTCTCGACAAGGCCGACCGCTACACCCGGGCCGACGAGTTCCTCGCGGTGTGCCGCGAGTTCTGGGGCGGCTGGGACGGGCCGCTACCCCGCAGGATCGAGCACCAGGGGCCGTTCTTCACCGTCCGCGGCCGCCCGACGGTACCGCCGGGCATGCAGGGTCGGCCGGTGGTGCTGCAGGCCGGCGACTCGTCCGAGGGTCGCGAGCTGGCGGCCTCGAGCGCGGACGGCATCTTCGCGATGCACGGCACGCTGCGCGCCGGGCAGGAGTTCTACGCGGACGTCAAGGGACGGCTGGCCAAGTACGGCCGGAACGAGGACGACCTGAAGATCCTGCCCGGCATCGGCTTCGCCCTCGGCGACACCGAGGACGAGGCGCAGGAGCGATACCGGTACCAGCGGTGGGCGCAGATCAGCCCGCCGACCGCGCTGCAGTACATCGAAGCCGTGTGGGGGCGCGACCTCTCGGACTTCGACCCGGACGGGCCGCTGCCGCCGGCCGACCTCGTGGTCCAGGACGCGCCGGAGCTGGCACTCGGCCGGGCGGGGACACACCGCGACAACCGCGGCACCGCCGAGCAATGGATCGAGCGATCGGAGGCCACCGGCTGGAGCATCCGCGAGCTGGTGGTCGAGCTGACCACCCGGCACGCTCTGGTCGGCACCCCGGCCACGGTGGCCGAGCAGATCCACACCTTCGTCCAGGAGCGTGGCGGTGACGGCTACATCCTGGTGCCGTCCGTGACCCCGGGCGGTCTGGACGAGTTCGTGGACACGGTGATCCCGCTGCTCGTCGAGCGCGGCAGCTACCCGGCCGAGTACGTCGGCACGACACTGCGGGATCACCTGGAACTCCCGATCCCGACCGTACCGATCCCCCCTGCCACGGACCCCGCACGGTCCGCCGCGGTGGACCGCGCCGCAGTCGTCCGCAGCCTCGGGTGA
- a CDS encoding siderophore-interacting protein, translating into MPRTARRLTVRPTTLRQVEVLRVADLSSGLRRITLTGAQLGAFISSNGFRQPAFESTGFDDDIRLLFCHPGASVPVLPVQLENGLDVPRHPRPLSREYTVRRWDPDAGELDVEFVRHGIGVGTTWAARARPGDALHLYGPSTSRALPQHTDWLLVAGDDTALPAIARLLDQLPEDTRAQVFVEVAEAAHRIELRPLPRVEVTWLVRDGAEAGTTTLLVDTVRGSTWWDGRPFAWVAGERTAVRDLRRHLLEDRRMPKGDVEFTGYWRRGEVIASEIDDAVPDPEKSVTPFERLHELTELIRPIAIRTAVELGVPDLISRGTTGVADLAVATGSDERALGKLLRYLQSIGLLTTTAPGRYGLTPVGEVLTVDFMADSLHPRGVRGREMLGILGLVGSVRSGRSAYASVTGQAFADVRAEQDYEDRYLDRIAGFQSAPALAIAASGLLTDVRHLVVHSAGAGVQAQEFVAAHPDLRVTICALPAQADWLRRDLADSDLDAHQRERVTVLEQSIFEAGPAADAVLIARALQPLPDPDATHALRRAADGLLPGGRVLLIEETFDTGDLDEHDAEADLLALTVHGSGMRTAAELDAVITRAGLLRGATHTVGHGTTVHDLRPTAPVTRPTDL; encoded by the coding sequence ATGCCGAGGACCGCGCGTCGACTCACCGTGCGCCCGACGACCCTGCGTCAGGTCGAGGTGCTGCGGGTCGCCGACCTCTCCTCCGGTCTGCGGCGCATCACCCTGACCGGCGCCCAGCTCGGTGCGTTCATCTCGAGCAACGGCTTCCGGCAGCCCGCCTTCGAGTCGACCGGCTTCGACGACGACATCCGGTTGCTCTTCTGCCATCCCGGCGCCTCGGTCCCTGTCCTCCCGGTCCAGCTGGAGAACGGTCTCGACGTGCCGCGGCACCCCCGCCCGCTGTCGCGGGAGTACACCGTGCGGCGCTGGGATCCCGACGCCGGTGAGCTGGACGTCGAATTCGTCCGGCACGGCATCGGGGTCGGCACCACCTGGGCGGCCCGCGCCCGTCCCGGGGACGCCCTCCACCTCTACGGCCCCTCGACGTCCCGGGCGCTCCCGCAGCACACCGACTGGCTGCTGGTGGCGGGCGACGACACCGCCCTCCCCGCGATCGCCCGCCTGCTCGACCAGCTTCCGGAGGACACGAGGGCGCAGGTGTTCGTCGAGGTCGCCGAGGCCGCGCACCGGATCGAGCTGCGGCCGCTCCCCCGGGTGGAGGTCACCTGGCTGGTCCGCGACGGCGCCGAGGCCGGCACGACCACGCTGCTGGTGGACACCGTCCGCGGCAGCACGTGGTGGGACGGCCGCCCGTTCGCCTGGGTCGCCGGGGAACGCACCGCCGTACGTGACCTGCGCCGGCACCTGCTGGAGGACCGCAGGATGCCCAAGGGGGACGTCGAGTTCACCGGGTACTGGCGCCGCGGCGAGGTGATCGCCTCCGAGATCGACGACGCCGTACCGGATCCCGAGAAGTCGGTCACGCCGTTCGAGCGCTTGCACGAGCTGACCGAGCTGATCCGGCCGATCGCCATCCGGACCGCCGTGGAACTGGGTGTCCCCGACCTGATCTCCCGTGGGACCACCGGCGTCGCGGACCTCGCGGTCGCCACCGGGTCCGACGAACGCGCGCTGGGCAAGCTGCTGCGTTACCTGCAGTCCATCGGCCTGCTCACCACAACCGCGCCCGGACGTTACGGGCTCACGCCGGTGGGTGAGGTGCTGACCGTCGACTTCATGGCCGACTCGCTGCACCCGCGCGGGGTACGGGGGCGGGAGATGCTCGGCATCCTCGGTCTCGTCGGGTCGGTGCGGTCCGGCCGCTCCGCGTACGCCTCGGTCACCGGTCAGGCCTTCGCCGACGTGCGGGCCGAGCAGGACTACGAGGACCGCTACCTGGACCGCATCGCGGGCTTCCAGTCGGCTCCTGCCCTGGCCATCGCAGCGTCGGGCCTCCTGACCGATGTCCGGCACCTGGTCGTCCACTCCGCCGGCGCGGGGGTGCAGGCACAGGAGTTCGTGGCCGCGCACCCGGATCTGCGGGTGACGATCTGCGCACTGCCCGCGCAGGCCGACTGGCTGCGCCGGGACCTGGCCGACTCCGACCTCGACGCGCACCAGCGGGAGCGGGTGACCGTGCTCGAGCAGTCGATCTTCGAGGCCGGACCGGCCGCGGACGCGGTGCTGATCGCCCGCGCGCTGCAGCCACTTCCCGATCCGGACGCCACCCATGCCCTGCGCCGTGCCGCCGACGGTCTGCTTCCCGGCGGCCGCGTGCTGCTGATCGAGGAGACCTTCGACACCGGTGATCTCGACGAGCACGACGCCGAGGCCGACCTGCTCGCCTTGACCGTGCACGGGTCCGGCATGCGCACGGCGGCCGAACTCGACGCCGTCATCACCAGGGCCGGGCTGCTCCGCGGCGCGACCCACACCGTCGGCCACGGCACCACCGTCCACGACCTCCGGCCCACGGCACCGGTCACCCGGCCCACCGACCTCTGA
- a CDS encoding alpha/beta hydrolase: MPVHPLLEEVAAGRRGHEEFRQHLRDTGAPMVERTTAGEVAVTFVDEPGSAAVSRLSVAIGPVVGRNTVDVPFTPVAGTPFRALTLRMRSDLRFSYVFTRSGPDGTDTHVPDPFNPPPPFSDYPEARFSGSSVATLPDAAALPWLAEAETLTAPTVASAVLRSAILGNERRIWVSMPPGGSPEGTPLPFVVQLDGTPDHSAPAVRDALVRAGRIRPCAVVLVDQLGPLRYQELRCDPQFSRMLVEELLPWLRDRHPLSHDPADVALAGESFGGLCAAWTALHHPAAFGNAVLQSPSCAYHPDTVYGTGAGDLLRRNPVPTLIADVLAAAPAPVRIFHDAGELEGSVTHSRWLHQVLTDRGYDTVHREFAGGHDYAWWRGLFADALQWCFPPERP, translated from the coding sequence GTGCCTGTACACCCGTTGCTCGAGGAGGTGGCGGCGGGCCGCCGGGGCCACGAGGAGTTCCGGCAGCACCTGCGGGACACCGGCGCGCCGATGGTGGAGCGCACCACCGCCGGCGAGGTGGCAGTCACCTTCGTCGACGAGCCGGGAAGCGCAGCGGTGAGCCGGTTGTCGGTGGCGATCGGGCCGGTCGTCGGCCGCAACACCGTCGATGTGCCGTTCACTCCCGTGGCCGGGACACCGTTCCGCGCGCTGACCCTGCGGATGCGGTCCGACCTCCGGTTCTCCTACGTCTTCACCCGCAGCGGGCCGGACGGCACGGACACGCACGTCCCGGACCCGTTCAACCCGCCGCCGCCGTTCTCCGACTACCCGGAAGCCCGGTTCTCCGGGTCGTCGGTGGCGACGCTGCCGGACGCGGCGGCGCTCCCCTGGCTCGCGGAGGCCGAGACACTCACTGCGCCAACGGTCGCCAGCGCCGTGCTGCGCAGTGCGATCCTGGGCAATGAGCGGCGTATCTGGGTCTCGATGCCGCCCGGCGGGTCGCCGGAGGGGACACCGCTGCCGTTCGTGGTCCAGCTGGACGGCACCCCCGACCACAGCGCGCCCGCGGTGCGGGACGCCCTGGTCCGGGCGGGCCGGATCCGGCCGTGTGCGGTGGTGCTGGTCGACCAGCTCGGGCCGCTGCGCTACCAGGAGCTGCGCTGCGACCCGCAGTTCTCCCGGATGCTGGTCGAGGAGCTGCTGCCGTGGCTCCGCGACCGTCATCCGCTGTCGCATGACCCGGCCGATGTGGCGCTGGCCGGCGAGAGTTTCGGCGGGCTCTGCGCGGCCTGGACGGCGTTGCACCATCCGGCGGCCTTCGGGAACGCCGTCCTGCAGTCCCCCTCGTGCGCCTACCATCCCGACACCGTGTACGGCACCGGGGCGGGAGATCTGCTGCGCCGCAACCCTGTTCCGACACTGATCGCCGATGTCCTGGCAGCGGCACCGGCCCCGGTCCGGATCTTCCACGACGCCGGGGAGCTGGAGGGGTCGGTGACGCACAGCCGCTGGCTGCACCAGGTGCTCACCGACCGGGGCTACGACACCGTCCACCGGGAGTTCGCGGGCGGGCACGACTACGCCTGGTGGCGCGGCCTTTTCGCCGATGCACTGCAGTGGTGCTTCCCGCCGGAGCGGCCATGA
- a CDS encoding ABC transporter substrate-binding protein has product MITTRRRRGGAALTTAIAGIALVLSGCGSDQPAAGSGATTTPAATTAASSSAGTSSDSPATSGTTSAATSDATSTSESAGSATRTVQAGNGSIEIPADPQRVVTIGNTTLPFIDMGGEPVGVTEESASDIGLIPEAQQAAYAAATNLGTSGDQVDMEQLAGLEPDLILVQLPDSEFEQIEKQLTSIAPTVFWGLDVEWKELADGLAEAGDVTDGLDEQKDAFATKLASIEETYPEIIADTSFVNVDRWSNSDPGTFAVSDIGCVEIAQGDIGMNFPQAAEGADPLAWASLSFEQIAELADYDVITYPVDAEGKPKEAFQAVVDSNTWKALPAVASGRALGLFCPGNNSYGPVLQYLDSLDAALASLPAQG; this is encoded by the coding sequence ATGATCACGACACGACGCCGACGCGGCGGCGCTGCCCTGACCACCGCCATCGCGGGTATCGCGTTGGTGCTCAGCGGTTGTGGCAGCGACCAGCCGGCCGCCGGATCCGGCGCCACCACCACCCCTGCCGCCACCACCGCGGCGAGCAGCTCGGCGGGCACCAGCAGCGACAGCCCGGCGACCTCCGGTACCACGAGCGCCGCGACCAGTGATGCGACCTCCACCAGCGAGAGCGCCGGCAGCGCGACGCGGACGGTGCAGGCCGGCAACGGCAGCATCGAGATCCCGGCCGACCCGCAGCGGGTCGTCACCATCGGCAACACCACCCTGCCGTTCATCGACATGGGCGGCGAGCCGGTCGGTGTCACCGAGGAGAGCGCCTCCGACATCGGCCTCATCCCCGAGGCGCAGCAGGCCGCCTACGCGGCCGCCACCAACCTGGGTACCAGCGGTGACCAGGTCGACATGGAGCAGCTCGCCGGCCTGGAGCCGGACCTCATCCTGGTCCAGCTGCCCGACAGCGAGTTCGAGCAGATCGAGAAGCAGCTGACTTCCATTGCCCCGACCGTCTTCTGGGGTCTCGACGTGGAGTGGAAGGAACTCGCCGACGGGCTGGCGGAGGCCGGTGACGTCACCGACGGTCTCGACGAGCAGAAGGACGCGTTCGCCACGAAGCTGGCCTCGATCGAGGAGACCTATCCGGAGATCATCGCCGACACCTCGTTCGTCAACGTGGACCGCTGGTCGAACTCGGACCCGGGCACGTTCGCCGTCTCGGACATCGGCTGCGTCGAGATCGCCCAGGGTGACATCGGCATGAACTTCCCGCAGGCCGCCGAGGGTGCGGATCCGCTGGCCTGGGCGTCGTTGTCGTTCGAGCAGATCGCCGAGCTGGCCGACTACGACGTGATCACCTACCCGGTCGACGCGGAGGGCAAGCCGAAGGAGGCGTTCCAGGCGGTGGTCGACAGCAACACCTGGAAGGCGCTGCCGGCCGTGGCCTCCGGTCGTGCGCTCGGGCTCTTCTGCCCCGGCAACAACTCCTACGGACCCGTCCTGCAGTACCTGGACTCGCTCGACGCCGCGCTGGCGTCGCTCCCCGCGCAGGGGTGA
- a CDS encoding ABC transporter ATP-binding protein, translated as MRPGPTRTGHGRLHLDHATISYDRRIISQDLCVSIPDGSFTVIVGPNACGKSTLLRGLSRLLRPSDGQVVLDGADIRTYSTKEVARRIGLLPQTAIAPDGITVADLVARGRYPHQGVLRQWTETDEQAVAVAMDDTGITDLAGRLVDELSGGQRQRVWVAMVLAQHTDILLLDEPTTFLDITHQIELLELFTDLHLAGRTLVAVLHDLNQAARYGTHLIAMKDGRVLAEGPPERIVTAERVEEVFGLRCLVVPDPVAGTPQVVPLGRGRTAGPERGTA; from the coding sequence CTGCGCCCCGGCCCGACCCGGACCGGGCACGGCCGGCTGCATCTGGACCACGCGACGATCAGCTACGACCGGCGGATCATCAGCCAGGACCTGTGTGTGTCGATCCCGGACGGGTCGTTCACGGTGATCGTCGGACCGAACGCGTGTGGCAAGTCCACCCTGCTCCGCGGTCTGTCCCGACTGCTCCGGCCGTCGGACGGTCAGGTGGTCCTGGACGGCGCCGACATCCGGACCTACAGCACCAAGGAGGTGGCGCGCCGGATCGGGCTGCTGCCGCAGACGGCGATCGCACCGGACGGCATCACCGTCGCCGACCTGGTGGCGCGCGGCCGGTACCCGCACCAGGGTGTGCTCCGGCAGTGGACGGAGACCGACGAACAGGCCGTCGCGGTGGCGATGGACGACACCGGGATCACCGACCTGGCCGGCCGGCTGGTGGACGAGCTGTCCGGCGGTCAGCGGCAGCGGGTCTGGGTGGCCATGGTGCTGGCCCAGCACACCGACATCCTGCTGCTCGACGAGCCGACGACGTTCCTCGACATCACCCATCAGATCGAGCTCCTGGAGCTGTTCACCGATCTGCACCTGGCCGGCCGCACCCTGGTGGCCGTCCTGCACGACCTCAACCAGGCCGCCCGGTACGGCACGCACCTGATCGCGATGAAGGACGGACGCGTGCTGGCCGAGGGACCACCGGAACGGATCGTGACTGCCGAGCGCGTCGAGGAGGTATTCGGGCTGCGGTGCCTGGTGGTGCCCGATCCGGTGGCCGGGACACCGCAGGTGGTGCCGCTCGGCCGCGGTCGCACCGCCGGCCCGGAGCGGGGCACGGCGTGA
- a CDS encoding FecCD family ABC transporter permease gives MSAEVSAARRRQADGTARRTVDVGRRVVVLRRWGIALRLGRRPLVVCSVLTLTLAVAVVVSLMIGSYPLNPGQVFSALTGGQTGLVHDIVVEWRGPRVAAAVVFGAALGVSGAVFQSMLRNPLADPGVIGFSHGSYTGALIVILVIDGSYWQLVGGALIGGLATALAVYLLAYRRGVQGFRLIVVGIAVSAILMSLNTWLMLKAKLEQALAAAAWGTGSLNGVSWAQVAVGGACIAAFLLLAAALGRPMRQLELGDDVAASQGVPVASARLGLVLVGVALTAIVTAASGPIAFISLVAPQIARRLARTAGITLAPAALIGALLCLIADQIAQHIGPTPLPVGIITVMLGGSYLCYLLFIEAGRRL, from the coding sequence GTGAGCGCGGAGGTGTCGGCAGCGCGCCGTCGCCAGGCGGACGGAACCGCCCGGCGGACCGTCGATGTCGGTCGGCGGGTGGTGGTGCTGCGGCGGTGGGGCATCGCGCTGCGGCTCGGCCGGCGCCCGCTCGTGGTCTGCTCGGTGCTCACCCTGACCCTCGCCGTGGCGGTCGTGGTGTCCCTGATGATCGGTTCGTACCCGCTGAACCCCGGCCAGGTGTTCTCCGCGCTGACCGGTGGCCAGACCGGGCTGGTGCACGACATCGTCGTCGAGTGGCGGGGGCCACGGGTGGCCGCCGCGGTGGTGTTCGGCGCCGCTCTCGGTGTATCGGGCGCGGTGTTCCAGTCGATGCTGCGCAACCCGCTCGCCGACCCGGGCGTCATCGGCTTCTCCCACGGCTCCTACACCGGCGCACTGATCGTCATCCTGGTCATCGACGGCAGTTACTGGCAGCTGGTCGGCGGGGCCCTGATCGGTGGCCTGGCCACGGCTCTCGCCGTGTACCTGCTGGCCTACCGGCGGGGTGTGCAGGGATTCCGGCTGATCGTCGTCGGCATCGCCGTCTCCGCGATCCTCATGTCGCTCAACACCTGGTTGATGCTCAAGGCGAAGCTCGAGCAGGCGCTGGCCGCCGCCGCCTGGGGCACCGGATCCCTCAACGGCGTGTCCTGGGCCCAGGTGGCCGTCGGCGGTGCCTGCATCGCCGCGTTCCTGCTGCTCGCCGCCGCGCTCGGCCGGCCGATGCGGCAGCTGGAGCTCGGCGACGACGTCGCCGCCTCGCAAGGTGTGCCGGTGGCATCCGCACGTCTCGGGCTGGTCCTGGTCGGGGTCGCGCTGACCGCGATCGTGACGGCGGCTTCCGGCCCGATCGCGTTCATCTCCCTGGTCGCCCCGCAGATCGCCCGCCGGCTCGCCCGCACCGCGGGCATCACCCTCGCGCCGGCCGCGTTGATCGGCGCGCTGCTGTGCCTGATCGCGGACCAGATCGCCCAGCACATCGGGCCCACCCCGCTGCCGGTCGGGATCATCACGGTGATGCTCGGCGGCAGCTACCTCTGCTACCTGCTGTTCATCGAAGCGGGGAGACGGCTGTGA
- a CDS encoding FecCD family ABC transporter permease, translating into MTAFAVRHDGPGTRRRRGPGPRRRLIGLLVALVTLLVLVVLSVMIGSTTIAPSVVWDALFRASADIDQYAIRDYRLPRTVVGLVVGAALGLAGALIQALTRNPLADPGILGVQAGASFAVTVAVGLLGVTAIGDYRWFAFAGALVVTLLVLALGSTRQGRSPVVMVLAGVCVGAVLGGAREALQQTNPDAFDALRSWDAGSILGRPLDLVWPILPFFAVALVLAFVVAGPLNAMALGDELAVAQGVLLTRTRILAVVALTLLAGGATAIAGPIGFVGLMVPHVARWIVGPDHRWIFAYSVLLASVLLLASDILGRIVMHPGEIPVGIVTAFVGAPVLIVMVRRRKASGL; encoded by the coding sequence GTGACAGCTTTCGCCGTGCGGCACGACGGCCCGGGCACCCGCCGCCGGCGGGGGCCCGGGCCGCGTCGGCGTCTGATCGGACTGCTCGTCGCACTGGTGACCCTGCTGGTGCTGGTGGTGCTGAGCGTGATGATCGGGTCGACGACGATCGCGCCGTCGGTGGTGTGGGATGCGCTGTTCCGCGCGTCGGCCGACATCGACCAGTACGCGATCCGCGACTACCGTTTGCCCCGCACCGTTGTCGGTCTGGTGGTCGGCGCCGCCCTCGGCCTGGCCGGCGCCCTCATCCAGGCGCTGACCCGCAACCCGCTGGCCGACCCGGGCATCCTGGGCGTGCAGGCGGGCGCCTCCTTCGCGGTGACGGTCGCGGTGGGCCTGCTCGGCGTCACCGCGATCGGCGACTACCGGTGGTTCGCCTTCGCCGGTGCGCTGGTCGTCACGCTGCTGGTGCTCGCCCTCGGGTCGACCCGGCAGGGCCGCTCGCCGGTGGTGATGGTCCTGGCCGGCGTCTGCGTCGGCGCGGTGCTCGGCGGCGCCCGGGAGGCGTTGCAGCAGACCAACCCGGACGCGTTCGACGCGCTGCGGTCCTGGGACGCCGGATCGATCCTGGGCCGCCCGCTGGACCTGGTGTGGCCGATCCTGCCGTTCTTCGCGGTGGCGCTCGTCCTGGCCTTCGTGGTGGCCGGCCCGCTCAACGCCATGGCCCTGGGCGACGAGCTCGCCGTCGCCCAGGGTGTCCTGCTGACCCGGACCCGCATCCTGGCGGTGGTCGCGCTCACCCTGCTCGCCGGCGGCGCCACCGCGATCGCCGGTCCGATCGGGTTCGTCGGCTTGATGGTGCCGCACGTCGCCCGCTGGATCGTCGGCCCGGACCACCGCTGGATCTTCGCCTACAGCGTGCTGCTGGCCTCGGTCCTGCTGCTGGCCTCCGACATCCTCGGCCGCATCGTGATGCATCCCGGCGAGATCCCCGTCGGGATCGTCACCGCGTTCGTCGGCGCCCCGGTGCTGATCGTCATGGTGCGGCGGCGGAAGGCGAGCGGGCTGTGA